Genomic DNA from Acipenser ruthenus chromosome 41, fAciRut3.2 maternal haplotype, whole genome shotgun sequence:
gcagtgatacggtttctctcctgtgtgaattcgttggtgtgtatGAAGATTGGTTTTAAAacggaaactctttccacagtcagagcagcaatatggtttctctcctgtatgaattcgctggtgtgctttcagggatactgtgtgactgaaactcttcccacagtcagagcagagatatggtttctctccagtgtgaattcgctggtgtgttttcatgtatcctgactgactgaaactcttcccacagtcagagcagcaatacggtttctctcctgtatgaattcgctggtgtgttttcagggattCTGTGtggctgaaactcttcccacagtcagagcagatatATGGTTTCTCTCTAGTGTGAATTCGCAGGTGTTTATTCAAGGctcttgactgactgaaactcttcccacagtgagagcagcaatacggtttctctcctgtgtgaattcgctggtgtgttttcagatgatctgactgaatgaaactcttcccacagtcagagcagcaatacggtttctctcctgtgtgaattcgctgatgttttgtcagggttcctctttcactgaaactcttcccacagtcagagcagcgatgcagtttctctcctgtatgaattcgctggtgtgttttcagttttcctgaaactctgaaactcttcccacagtcagagcagcaatacggtttctctcctgtgtgaattcgctgatgttttgtcagggttcctctttctctgaaactcttcccacagtcagagcagctatacagtttctctcctgtatgaattcgctggtgtgttttcaggtttcctaactgggtgaaacctttcccacagtcaggatattctccaccgcccgccctcgctttagctgctggactggaacctggaaaatatgaacaggaaagaaagtaagagggactgcttgtaggcttaggaCATGTGGCTAGGTGGTGAAGTGGATTTAAGTATGTGCATTTTATCTGTGGggtttgctctgggtcacaccagtttaaaaatgcaaagttaaacttaaagcctttatgtgtgaaagcaaagtcagtaaagactgattttGGTGAAACCGatccctgggatcaaaatctgagtttgaagttctcctgtaatgtttcagatcTATTGCCCCTGACAAACCCAGATTACAATTATATCAGCATTAGATTACAATTATATCTCTCTCATCATGGTATTttatgacctccttttctttccctactcctccccctcctctgatctctctatctctgttcctctggaatctaccacactctctccctcttcctccgctaagaacctcggagtcaccctggacccctgcctctcttattcccagcacatctccactctggcacgcacttgccgattcttcctgagcaacatccgaagaatccgacccttcctcaccaactgtgCCAtctagctcctggtccaggccttggtactctcctgcctagactactgcaactccctcctggctggcctccctgcgtccgccacccgtccgctccagctcatccagaactccgctgcccgcctggtgttctctctgcctcgcttctcccatgctactccactcctccactggctcccgatcaccgctcgcatccagttcaagactcttgtactagcctacagatgccttgagcagactgcacccagctacctccagaccctcatctctccctacacccccactcgacctctccgctccgcctgcactagaagactggctctacctcctctacgctcccctgcctccagagcccgctccttctccaccctcgccccgcagtggtggaatctCTTTCCTACAGAtgccaggactgcccagtccctgaccacattccggcgcctcctcaagacacacctcttcagaaagaacctgtagaactcctgtttttcccctgggacacatatcatccttccttaaatgcgcattacttgctcttatctgccccctattttactgcaatctgccaagtgtttaatctgtagtattttgtatttaattatatcctgatgtaactatcactgacactgttatctgctgtattattgaattgtattttgtcacacttgtacttgcttgaaccaaagtcattgtattcatcattgtatttgtcttgctcttaattgtattattacttgcactgtgattcttgaaatgtaattgttgacgactgtaagtcgccctggataagggcgtctgctaagaaataaataataataataataataataataatgagtttttACAAATCTTGGGGTCTGTACAGATGCATACACTGAACTGCAGTGTAATCCGCATCAGCTGTCAATGATGTGCTTGGAGACTGGAacggctccctccctctctctgtttggaatcatcttgtttattgttgtacagatatacatcacggtgcattagaaatgtgcagccccatgccatagcattacattacacatgcagggtttatgtgttttgttaattcaattctCTCTATTTATAATtcctgatgtaacttaaaaaaaaggatgatgagtaggtagattcaagaaactgcacagagtccttttcttcagtcagttgttaggtttattgaaatatgcagggagcctggtcccaggtacaggacacagaatactcgttcttacaattgttgcatgacattaaatacccttctgcataggtgtctgtctctctcctcctctttctctgacacttaaccaatagaaaaggtacaactcattatcattatgtgtgtgtgtgtgtgtgtgtgatctagtgtgaagatctctgaactcagtgctttcttcagaccctggtgtcacaaaggtccatacatctggtttttgtcatcttccttgttcctatctctccgatttgcctaagacacTTTGATCCCAGTTTCATTATCTCTTTTTGGCTCTTCGgttccccttgaaaactagctttatgaccccgtcataaaccagctgtattttctaagcaaaaacctgttaactagttttataacccagtggactcccgaagggcaagcttctttcatgtcagggttggagatcaaaggacttgtttgtacagccgtgtgctgctggccagccatttgctttgacacaaaagaatctttttcagttgttacaacttcagagtaacttctctaccatattgctgctttcatctatcacagcagtgcttgcatttttggaactaacagttttttctatccaatgttaaatcacttttcagaaaaataacatgaatacagccgtcattcctcatgcgtagcaaactgctattcaatacttgttccatgttttccaacaattcCTATAACTGAATCCCAACACAGTGGGTTACAGGACTCCAgtatacagacagaaacacaagcagtttattttatacagttacacagactgtaaatgtATCAGGAACCTACACTACAGACAAAAGCTTAGCATCACCTagacattttaggattgagaccattaaaagaaataataataataataaaaaaaaatatatataaataataataataaataaaaaataaaaaaaacacaacactatataatgtgacataacatgaaatactggcagacttttgcaatataatgatgCTGTAATttcatttgattacatgatgctaaataaaaggtctaaacaggggtgggagcagagcaaagtagccaagactgaaaatgtatggtgctgtGAAGGCGAGTACTTTTAgtagtttatattttaacagtagttgcacgtagtctatacagtacaaatacaaagcaaacatgcgtacacaacctacagaaacacacactgtgcacaacaACTGCACAAAGTGTTTCATGTTAcaaaaagtgcaaacagaaacacaacagctGTATTGCTGGTTTCTCAGCttcttgtaataacttgttacttCTAAGCTGCCGTGCAGAAGGCTGCCTGTCAaggaaataccaaaaaaaaaaaaaaaaaaaaaaaaagcttattactGCGTTGAGAATACCTCGTTTAAATATGGATGCTTGTTTTCACTGCATTGCCTCATGTACAGCTAACCATAgatattctatttatttctattcttttaaatagaatatctttgagctAACCTTGAAAGATTTTGCGGTACGACAAAGGTCAAACGGCATTCAAACATTGAAACTCAAGACACTACTGAAACCATCTTTAAAAACGTAGCAATGTTCTGTAAAAGTGCTGGCTGCAAAACGGAAGCAGacaaaactagattttttttaaaacaattttgagcgacaaattcagcgacattttcaagttttgtaaaccttttaaaatgatgttgacaTACTCTTGAAAAGaaacgtgcaatttccatattttgatgcctttaaatcaataaatcgtACACACGGGAGGCAACccttacatttctaatactatgtagaaataattatgaagttttaaaaccagataccttcaaattattagtaaattgtaACATCATGTATGCCACTAACTCAAAAGAGCCAACAGTGAGAGACCCTGAATGCAGCAAGATGCACCTGAATcctcatgcaggtacagtacgagcacgtgaaggtctttctatgggaatgggttaaacaggcttgtgataataacaggtgaagagtttgctgaagcattactgtgtttattacactgtgtatgtacagtaacacaGTTGTTTAGTGTTCAgatagttttgtcattttaccttcaggtcagtattcaatgttttacagtaactctCTAATCCGGCACCACTTTCCAGTCCCAAGCGATGCcggattggacaggttttaaagTAATCTAACTAATATGCTCCCTCTCtttcaaccacactgtggatttcacgcaatctagaatgacaatgtcacagctactgggagtcactcacctgctagactgcattctgaatgggagcgcccgtcttcctttccacctccttgcgtgctgttgggagagccttcctctccagcgccttgctctctcacgcagattctctccagcaccacgctacactcccgcaggcgtacaggctcctgctcaaggatgtttggtttgaagtcctcggattcttccttcactggttccatgtcctcaaactctacttcagggggctcctgtttaatatggacagTTTCCAgaacctcttcttgtttcacaggaagggatTCTTccatctgggggatctccaattcattgtgctcagctttaatgtcagagacctctggctgactgctgtcacattgtatctcacagagctcctgtttaatggggagggaagccagcccagagaactccactctaatggggacaagttcaagttcagggaactcctctttaatctggacagattccatcttcacactgtccatggcagcagaccggattctgtttagtagctgctgaaaaaaTAATCATGTATCAATTTAAATAGTGTAATGAACGGCATTCAAGGGACAAATGCAATCTGGCATTATAGCAggagtggctttactattgaaggaacacagaatttcttttaataaatttataatatcataggattttatctgttgaaaaagTTTAACCATTTGCGGCCatgttggaccaggtctgacattacaattttccctttacggtctgatgtaacttaaaaaaggatggtgagtaagtagattcaagaaactgcacagagtccttttcttcaatcagttgttaggtttattgaaatatgcagggagtctggtcccaggtacaggacaaacagaatactcgttcttacaattgttgcatgacattaaatacccttctgcataggtgtctgtctctctcctcctctttctctgacacttaaccaatagaaaaggtacaactcattatcctgttaccatatatttcatgtgcgagtgtgtgtgtgtgtgtgagtgtgtgtgtgtgatctagtgtgaagacctctgaactcagtgcattcttcacacccctggtgccacaaaggtccatacatctggtttttgtcatcttcttgaGACCTTTTCTCTTTTGATCTAtttgaagtcttagagcctggctccttcagtccccttgaaaactagctttatgaccccgtcataaaccagctgtattttctaagcaaaaacctgttaactagttttataccccagtggactccccgaacggcaagcttctttcatgtcagggctggagatcaaaggacttgtttgtacagccgtgtgctgctggccagccatttgctttgacacaaaagaatctttttcagttgttacaacttcagagtaacttctctaccatattgcagctttcatctatcacagcagtgcttgcatttttggaactaacagttttttctatccaatgttaaatcacttttcagaaaaataacatgaatacagccgtcattcctcatgcgtagcaaactgctattcaatacttgttccatgttttccaacacggtccgacatcatcaaaaagatgtcaagcGCAGGTCTCTAGGtcattttttctcaggaaaaagcagagaaaagctttcaatggctgagtgagaccgatagcagccgaaaaaaaaaaaaataaggaggcAGAACTGTACAGATAGTCAGATAGATAGTCCCTTcaacacagacataacacggacataaacaaacaagatacctGCTTCctcatccagcgctcaaagaatatcacagacatttgccaagcttgacgttacagtaataaaataatgccaaATGCATACTGAGTTTCTACTGAagctacagtaacactgaaatcaaatttcattgacagtacaatgaaaagtattataaatgtagtagtactgtgcattttattgacaaTACGGTTGTAAGAGAGCCTGCAGCAGGgaagcaggagagagccctgcacactattaGCGGGGGCAGGGCACAGCCCTGCTTGTATAGAggctttgtattattaatagaatgtataaatatgactgtattattaatagaatgtataaatatgactattattaatagaatgtataaatatgactattgttaatagaatgtataaatatgactgtattattaatagaatgtataaatatgactgtattattaatagaatgtataaatatgactgtattattaatagaatgtataaatatgacggcgcagccttgtgttttgttttgtatttttaaaagatctgatgttttgttattgtttaaaaaccttgtgcagaaacaGTGAAGgaaactgcccagcctgacccagggtctgttttgtttattttagtgttcgtgactttgttttgttttaactgtttgatttcactctgtgagcaagtgtttttgttaaaatgtttgtttttgtatttatttttgtgtttgtaaagaaacacgacgatgtcaatttatatatataatgtgtgtgtgtgtgtgtgtgtggtgtgtgttgatatggttatataaataaatagcattacactcgCCATTTCAATGAAACTCCATACGCTCTGGAGCTTTTTATCACTGacacatctttctgcagttgcagCTGTAACAGGTAGCGCGGCCCAAAGCACCTGCAGGTggaatacatcaggatacaggAGTCCAGGTCATGTTCTTTACAGAGCTTCATGAGTTCTGAcaaagacattgcattgtccGATTCCCGAGCGTTAAAACAGGCTCAATGTGGTGTACGAATAAATCAcactgcatttcaggaactctgcattgaagctctcgattcagcttcacaagtgctttccctttagtatattaacagttttcagtttagcataaaatagcatcatttttaaaatgtgcggTTTATCCACTAATTGTACTACTAcagctggactcaaacattaaAGGGACACACGCACCAGTCCTTAACTACACTTTA
This window encodes:
- the LOC131709124 gene encoding zinc finger protein 135-like isoform X1, which translates into the protein MDSVKMESVQIKEEFPELELVPIRVEFSGLASLPIKQELCEIQCDSSQPEVSDIKAEHNELEIPQMEESLPVKQEEVLETVHIKQEPPEVEFEDMEPVKEESEDFKPNILEQEPVRLRECSVVLERICVREQGAGEEGSPNSTQGGGKEDGRSHSECSLAGSSPAAKARAGGGEYPDCGKGFTQLGNLKTHQRIHTGEKLYSCSDCGKSFRERGTLTKHQRIHTGEKPYCCSDCGKSFRVSGKLKTHQRIHTGEKLHRCSDCGKSFSERGTLTKHQRIHTGEKPYCCSDCGKSFIQSDHLKTHQRIHTGEKPYCCSHCGKSFSQSRALNKHLRIHTREKPYICSDCGKSFSHTESLKTHQRIHTGEKPYCCSDCGKSFSQSGYMKTHQRIHTGEKPYLCSDCGKSFSHTVSLKAHQRIHTGEKPYCCSDCGKSFRFKTNLHTHQRIHTGEKPYHCSDCGKGFRTKNDLRVHQRTHTGEKPYLCSDCGKHFRQAGALKSHQRQSPCSFRMKP
- the LOC131709124 gene encoding zinc finger protein 271-like isoform X2; translated protein: MDSVKMESVQIKEEFPELELVPIRVEFSGLASLPIKQELCEIQCDSSQPEVSDIKAEHNELEIPQMEESLPVKQEEVLETVHIKQEPPEVEFEDMEPVKEESEDFKPNILEQEPVRLRECSVVLERICVREQGAGEEGSPNSTQGGGKEDGRSHSECSLAGSSPAAKARAGGGEYPDCGKGFTQLGNLKTHQRIHTGEKLYSCSDCGKSFRERGTLTKHQRIHTGEKPYCCSDCGKSFRVSGKLKTHQRIHTGEKLHRCSDCGKSFSERGTLTKHQRIHTGEKPYCCSDCGKSFIQSDHLKTHQRIHTGEKPYCCSHCGKSFSQSRALNKHLRIHTREKPYICSDCGKSFSHTESLKTHQRIHTGEKPYCCSDCGKSFSQSGYMKTHQRIHTGEKPYLCSDCGKSFSHTVSLKAHQRIHTGEKPYCCSDCGKSFRFKTNLHTHQRIHTGEKPYHCSDCGKGFRTKNDLRVHQRTHTGEKPYLCSDCGKHFPWQMSVLKTHQQIHTGEKPYRCSDCGKSFRERGTLTKHQRIHTGEKLYCCSDCGKSFRERGTLTKHQRIHTGEKPYSCSDCGKSFRERGTLTKHERIHTGEKPYCCSDCGKSFIQSEHLKRHQRIHTGEKPYCCSDCGMSFNQSGDMRKHQRIHTGEKPFCCSDCGMSFSYRGALKAHQQIHLGYSLYCCSDCGKSFRERGTLTKHQRIHTGEKPYCCSDCGKSFNQSGDMKTHQRIHTGEKPYCCSDCGKSFRFKTNLHTHQQIHTGEKPYHCSDCGKSFRTKNDLRVHQRTHTGEKPYWCSDCGKHFRQAGTLKSHQRQSPCSFRTKP